The proteins below are encoded in one region of Sedimentibacter sp. zth1:
- the acpS gene encoding holo-ACP synthase, with the protein MVFGTGIDIVQINRIEKLLNNKNFINKVYTKKEQDYLDRRKYNPQTAAGIFAAKEAISKALGTGIAGFNITDLEIQNDESGRPYVVLYNNALKLSIEKCIVSINISISHEKEYAVSIAIAEIN; encoded by the coding sequence ATGGTTTTTGGTACAGGAATTGATATAGTTCAGATTAATAGGATAGAAAAGCTATTGAATAATAAAAACTTTATAAATAAAGTATATACAAAAAAAGAACAAGATTATTTGGATAGAAGGAAATACAATCCACAAACTGCTGCTGGGATTTTTGCTGCAAAAGAAGCTATTTCCAAGGCATTAGGAACTGGTATAGCAGGTTTTAATATTACAGATTTAGAAATACAAAATGATGAATCGGGAAGGCCTTATGTTGTTTTATATAATAATGCATTAAAATTATCAATAGAAAAATGTATTGTTTCAATCAATATATCTATTTCACATGAAAAAGAATATGCGGTTTCTATTGCTATAGCAGAAATAAATTAG
- the upp gene encoding uracil phosphoribosyltransferase — MYENVTLITHPLIQHKVSILRDKNTTSKDFRELAREIAMLMAYEVTRNLPLQDKKVETPISPMVGKELAGYDLAIVPILRAGLGLVDGILDLIPNAKVGHIGLYRNEETLEPVEYYCKLPKDIENRTVIITEPMLATGGSMIGAVNLLKKHGVKNIKSMHLICSREGIKKLVEVHPDIEIYTPVIDEIINECGYIVPGLGDAGDRLFGTK; from the coding sequence ATGTACGAAAATGTAACCTTGATTACTCATCCACTTATTCAACATAAGGTATCAATATTAAGAGATAAAAATACTACTTCTAAAGACTTTAGAGAACTTGCAAGAGAAATTGCAATGTTAATGGCATATGAAGTTACACGAAACCTTCCACTTCAAGATAAAAAGGTTGAAACTCCAATTTCACCTATGGTAGGAAAAGAATTAGCTGGTTATGATTTAGCTATTGTTCCGATTCTTAGAGCAGGACTTGGTTTAGTTGATGGTATTCTTGATTTAATACCTAACGCAAAGGTTGGTCATATTGGATTATATAGAAACGAAGAAACTCTCGAACCAGTTGAGTACTACTGCAAATTACCCAAAGACATTGAAAACAGAACAGTTATTATAACTGAACCAATGTTAGCAACTGGCGGCTCGATGATTGGTGCTGTTAATTTATTGAAAAAGCATGGAGTAAAAAATATAAAATCTATGCATCTTATTTGTTCAAGAGAAGGAATTAAAAAGCTTGTAGAAGTTCATCCAGATATTGAAATCTATACACCCGTTATAGATGAAATAATAAATGAATGTGGATATATAGTTCCTGGACTTGGTGATGCAGGAGATAGATTGTTCGGTACAAAATAA
- a CDS encoding iron ABC transporter permease, with protein sequence MKKNTKLIILISIVVLFLTVLICSCIGAANISIGDSFKIIINKILGLEKNLVDMKSSTITIIWKVRFPRILVSLIVGGALSIAGVTYQGLLKNPMADPYVIGVSSGAAFGAAIGIASHITFKFFGLSIITILAFSCAVGVMFLVYSISRIGKKVPITTLLLSGIAVGNFLTAFTSLIMIFAGDDLSKIYFWTMGSFSGKGWSQLVTILPYVLIGFAILFYYSKDLNLILLGEETASNLGVNVEKVKLILLVTSTIVTAFVVSISGIIGFVGLIIPHITRMIIGPDHKKLFPLSFIFGAILMVICDTLARSVFSQEIPVGLVTAILGGPFFVYLLRSKKRELF encoded by the coding sequence ATGAAAAAAAATACTAAATTAATTATTCTGATATCGATTGTAGTATTATTTTTAACAGTATTAATTTGTAGCTGTATTGGTGCTGCAAATATAAGTATTGGAGATTCATTTAAAATTATAATAAATAAAATTTTAGGTCTTGAAAAAAACTTAGTAGATATGAAATCTTCTACTATAACAATAATATGGAAGGTTAGATTTCCAAGGATTTTGGTATCGTTAATAGTGGGTGGTGCCTTATCTATAGCTGGTGTTACATACCAAGGACTTTTAAAAAATCCTATGGCAGATCCATATGTTATTGGTGTATCATCGGGTGCTGCTTTTGGTGCAGCTATCGGTATAGCATCGCACATAACATTTAAATTCTTTGGATTATCAATAATAACTATATTAGCTTTTTCATGTGCTGTTGGTGTTATGTTCTTGGTATATTCTATTTCAAGAATTGGTAAAAAAGTGCCAATAACTACTTTGCTTTTAAGTGGTATTGCAGTAGGAAACTTTTTAACAGCCTTTACATCTTTGATAATGATTTTTGCAGGTGATGATTTGAGTAAAATATACTTTTGGACTATGGGTTCTTTTTCTGGTAAAGGTTGGTCACAGCTAGTAACAATTTTGCCTTATGTACTTATAGGATTTGCAATATTATTTTATTATTCAAAAGACTTAAATTTAATTTTACTTGGCGAAGAAACAGCAAGCAATTTAGGAGTGAATGTTGAAAAGGTTAAATTGATTTTATTAGTAACAAGTACTATAGTTACAGCATTTGTAGTTTCTATATCTGGTATAATTGGATTTGTAGGACTTATAATTCCTCATATAACTAGAATGATTATTGGACCTGACCATAAAAAGTTATTTCCACTATCATTTATTTTTGGAGCAATACTGATGGTTATTTGTGATACTCTTGCAAGAAGTGTCTTCTCACAAGAAATACCTGTTGGTTTAGTTACTGCAATACTTGGCGGTCCTTTTTTTGTTTATTTACTTAGAAGTAAAAAAAGAGAATTATTTTAG
- a CDS encoding CopG family ribbon-helix-helix protein: MADNKKILISIPENLLKELDIASKNDNTNRSDFIRKSIRFYLIEKRKIEIREKMRAGYLEMSNINKSITEEYSKGDYEDFLSYETKLLGSE; this comes from the coding sequence TTGGCTGATAACAAAAAGATTTTAATATCAATTCCAGAAAATTTATTGAAGGAATTAGATATAGCTTCAAAGAATGATAATACAAACAGAAGTGATTTTATTAGAAAATCTATTAGATTTTATTTGATAGAGAAAAGGAAGATAGAAATTAGAGAAAAAATGAGAGCCGGTTATTTAGAAATGAGTAATATTAATAAAAGCATTACAGAAGAGTATTCAAAGGGAGATTATGAAGACTTTTTAAGTTATGAAACAAAACTATTGGGAAGTGAATAA
- a CDS encoding Eco57I restriction-modification methylase domain-containing protein — MEKILSKKIKEIICNSDKIDYIDNVRSSLYTISYIFFVNKFIYKKNFCEFIENFLENFDNCNYAGIPIFDEFIKFKFNSTNFERDVIRILFEFRKSIDVNNINIAMLYEYLLSGSDKKTLGQVYTPQYIIEGMVDSLFENSSVSLDSKFLDPACGGGYFLIYIFTKLKDYFKSKSILILNIEKHILENMIYGVDVDEFSIFLTKISLLLKSNICDANLNIVEKDFLFADDFKYKFDFIVGNPPYIGHKKIDKIYNKELKVRYKEVFYDKSDISYCFFEASKGFLKANGLICFISSRYFVEAKYADKLRNYINNNYRIIYIYDYNGKNIFKNALISPLVVMLTPKGKDRYYISINKYNSFNNEFETFDYDNTLLDNNGWCFLNYKQESLYEKINKQCNYKINDVCEIKQGIITGYDKAFIVTEEIIEKYKLERDILRKWIKNSNITKEKICYNNLYVIYTNLIDDDRKYLNTINYLFKFKNRLEKRRECISGVRKWYELQWGRNLNIFENDKIIFPYKAHQNTFYYDKEKYLCSADVYMLLPKCNEELSEYLVKYLNSNIFDFYFKCKAKKVGENLYEYYPNKLVNSDIYIPCKNDLKKILNNNKISLDIYLNKLFNISLDEQYLISPV, encoded by the coding sequence ATGGAAAAGATACTTTCTAAAAAAATCAAAGAAATTATTTGTAACTCGGACAAAATTGATTACATTGATAATGTTAGAAGTAGTTTATATACTATTTCTTATATTTTTTTTGTAAATAAATTTATTTATAAAAAAAATTTTTGTGAATTTATAGAAAACTTTTTAGAAAATTTTGATAATTGTAATTATGCTGGTATACCTATATTTGATGAGTTTATAAAGTTCAAGTTCAATTCAACTAACTTCGAAAGAGATGTAATACGCATACTATTTGAATTTAGAAAAAGTATAGATGTTAATAATATTAATATTGCTATGCTTTATGAATATTTATTGTCAGGCTCAGATAAAAAAACTTTAGGGCAAGTGTATACTCCTCAGTATATAATTGAAGGTATGGTTGATTCATTATTTGAAAATTCATCAGTAAGCTTGGATAGTAAGTTTTTAGATCCTGCTTGTGGTGGTGGATACTTTTTGATTTATATATTTACAAAGTTGAAAGATTATTTTAAATCAAAAAGTATATTAATTTTAAATATTGAAAAGCATATTTTAGAGAATATGATTTATGGTGTTGACGTAGATGAATTTTCTATATTTTTAACAAAAATATCTCTACTTTTAAAGTCTAATATATGTGATGCTAATTTAAATATTGTAGAAAAGGACTTTTTATTTGCAGATGATTTTAAATATAAATTTGATTTTATTGTCGGTAATCCACCGTATATTGGTCACAAAAAAATAGATAAAATATATAATAAAGAGTTAAAAGTTAGATATAAAGAAGTTTTTTATGATAAATCAGATATATCATATTGTTTTTTTGAGGCGAGTAAAGGTTTCCTTAAGGCTAATGGGTTAATATGCTTTATAAGTTCTAGATATTTTGTAGAAGCAAAATATGCTGATAAATTGAGGAATTATATAAATAATAATTATAGAATTATATATATATATGACTATAATGGTAAGAATATTTTTAAAAATGCACTTATAAGTCCATTGGTAGTTATGTTAACTCCCAAGGGAAAAGATAGGTATTATATAAGTATTAACAAATATAATTCTTTTAATAATGAGTTTGAAACTTTTGATTATGATAATACTCTTTTAGACAATAATGGTTGGTGTTTTTTAAATTATAAGCAAGAGTCATTGTATGAAAAGATTAATAAACAGTGTAACTATAAAATCAATGATGTTTGTGAAATTAAGCAAGGAATTATAACAGGTTATGACAAAGCTTTTATCGTTACTGAGGAAATTATAGAAAAATATAAATTAGAAAGAGATATTTTGAGAAAGTGGATAAAAAATAGTAACATTACTAAAGAGAAAATATGTTATAATAATTTGTATGTTATTTATACTAATTTAATTGATGATGATAGAAAATATCTTAATACAATTAATTATTTGTTTAAATTTAAAAACAGATTAGAAAAGCGTAGAGAATGCATAAGTGGTGTAAGAAAATGGTATGAATTACAGTGGGGGAGAAATCTGAATATATTTGAAAATGATAAAATCATTTTTCCATATAAAGCTCATCAAAATACATTTTATTATGATAAAGAAAAATACTTATGTAGTGCGGATGTATATATGTTATTGCCTAAATGTAATGAAGAATTGAGTGAATATTTAGTAAAATATTTAAATTCTAATATTTTTGATTTCTATTTTAAGTGCAAAGCTAAAAAAGTTGGGGAAAATTTATATGAATATTATCCAAATAAATTAGTGAATTCAGATATATATATTCCATGTAAAAATGATTTGAAAAAAATATTAAATAATAATAAAATAAGTCTTGATATTTACTTGAATAAGTTGTTTAATATATCTTTGGATGAACAATATTTAATTAGTCCTGTATAG
- a CDS encoding type II toxin-antitoxin system PemK/MazF family toxin, giving the protein MIVRRGDVYYADLSPVIGSEQGGVRPVLVIQNNIGNKYSPTVIVSAITSQINKAKLPTHIEISSQDFSLPKDSVVLLEQIRTIDKKRLKEKIGKFDIKLMSEVDDCLKISLGLIDF; this is encoded by the coding sequence TTGATAGTAAGAAGGGGAGATGTATACTATGCCGATCTAAGTCCAGTTATTGGATCAGAACAGGGCGGAGTTAGACCGGTATTAGTAATACAAAACAATATAGGGAACAAGTATAGTCCCACAGTTATCGTTTCAGCCATCACATCTCAAATTAACAAAGCTAAGTTGCCTACACATATTGAAATTAGTTCTCAAGATTTCAGTTTGCCAAAAGATTCAGTTGTTCTTTTAGAACAAATCAGAACCATTGACAAGAAAAGGTTAAAAGAAAAAATAGGTAAATTTGATATAAAGCTAATGTCAGAAGTGGATGATTGTCTTAAAATAAGTTTAGGGCTAATTGATTTTTAA
- a CDS encoding ABC transporter substrate-binding protein produces MKITKKVLCILLAVCMIITFAACTKTNDNGSENQNNDQTNNVGEESKSVYPLTFKDDLDNEVTLEKAPEKIASGAPSITETIYAIGKDNLLVGVTEYCNYPEDTKNKQVIGGYTGPNIEKLLELDVDLFISDKIKDDDLKTLKDAGIQVVIVNAKGYEDTFKKIEFIGNMLDAKDKAIELVSAMKDKEKEILDKIKGEDSKTAFYEVWNDPLQTAGPGSFIDDLITLANCENIAHDAESAYAEFSLEKLIEENPQVYLSADDGFKTVDDIKGRVAFEEIDAIKNNQIYLLDQDISSRPGPRIVEALELVAKAIHPEAFK; encoded by the coding sequence ATGAAAATTACAAAAAAAGTTTTATGTATTTTATTAGCAGTATGTATGATTATAACATTTGCTGCTTGTACGAAAACAAATGACAATGGTAGTGAAAATCAAAATAACGATCAAACTAACAATGTAGGTGAAGAAAGTAAAAGTGTTTATCCATTAACATTTAAAGATGATTTAGACAATGAGGTAACCCTTGAAAAGGCTCCAGAAAAAATCGCATCTGGTGCTCCATCTATTACAGAAACAATATATGCGATTGGCAAAGATAACTTATTAGTTGGAGTTACTGAATACTGTAATTATCCAGAAGATACAAAAAACAAACAAGTTATTGGTGGATACACTGGACCGAATATTGAAAAATTATTAGAGCTAGATGTTGATTTGTTTATCTCTGATAAAATTAAAGACGATGATTTAAAAACATTAAAAGACGCGGGTATTCAAGTTGTTATAGTAAATGCAAAAGGATATGAGGATACTTTTAAAAAGATTGAATTTATCGGAAATATGCTAGATGCAAAGGACAAAGCTATAGAACTTGTAAGTGCGATGAAGGATAAGGAAAAAGAAATATTAGACAAAATTAAAGGTGAAGATTCAAAAACTGCTTTTTATGAGGTTTGGAATGATCCACTTCAAACTGCAGGGCCTGGAAGTTTTATTGATGATTTAATTACTTTAGCAAATTGTGAAAATATTGCACATGATGCTGAATCAGCATATGCAGAATTTAGTTTAGAAAAATTAATAGAGGAAAATCCACAAGTATATTTATCAGCTGATGATGGATTTAAAACAGTTGATGATATAAAAGGAAGAGTTGCATTTGAAGAAATAGATGCAATAAAGAATAATCAAATATATCTTTTAGATCAAGATATATCATCAAGACCAGGACCAAGAATTGTGGAAGCATTAGAATTAGTTGCAAAAGCAATTCATCCAGAAGCATTTAAATAA
- a CDS encoding folylpolyglutamate synthase/dihydrofolate synthase family protein, protein MNYEESLKYISDTYKFGSKLGLENIKRLTELLGNPQDKYKIIHVAGTNGKGSTCNMIHNVLVKSGYKVGLFISPFLQEFTERIQINNKQINRDSLAKITTLIKDKIDIMLSEGYNHPTEFEVVTAIGFKYFEEQNIDFLVLEVGLGGRFDATNVVKSSLISVITSISYDHTEYLGDTLEKIAFEKAGIIKENSKVVVYPQGKNVVDVVKEQARKKHSNIYELDSNNIKILDSTIEGQTLNYIDKRIFNLDNFKINMLGEHQAYNCLTVLKVLELLKQEGFIITEKSVKEGLLNSKFAGRFEIIRKKPTIILDGGHNINGVEYFQKAIKRYFKDKKIILFYGMLKDKHPIDVIDYLLDISEQIYTLTPNNPARAMDCKDLRDLIVKRGTKTKVTAIEKYEEILPIIDKIDKDDIIACVGSLYMIGDIRTLLQNNNR, encoded by the coding sequence ATGAATTACGAAGAATCTTTAAAATATATAAGTGATACATACAAATTCGGTTCAAAACTTGGTCTTGAAAATATTAAAAGACTTACTGAATTATTAGGAAATCCTCAAGATAAATATAAAATAATACACGTTGCAGGCACAAACGGAAAAGGTTCTACTTGCAATATGATACATAATGTTTTAGTTAAGAGTGGTTATAAAGTTGGATTATTTATAAGTCCATTTTTGCAAGAGTTTACAGAAAGAATACAAATAAACAACAAACAAATAAATAGAGATTCATTGGCAAAAATAACTACTCTTATAAAAGACAAAATTGATATCATGCTTTCTGAGGGCTATAATCATCCTACAGAATTTGAAGTTGTTACTGCCATAGGATTTAAATATTTTGAAGAACAAAACATTGATTTTTTAGTATTAGAGGTTGGACTTGGTGGTAGATTTGATGCTACAAATGTAGTCAAATCATCTTTAATTTCTGTTATCACATCTATAAGCTATGACCATACTGAATATTTAGGTGATACACTAGAAAAAATTGCATTTGAAAAAGCTGGAATAATAAAAGAAAATAGCAAAGTAGTTGTTTATCCTCAGGGTAAAAATGTTGTTGATGTAGTTAAGGAACAAGCAAGAAAAAAACATTCTAATATATATGAATTAGACTCAAATAACATAAAAATATTAGATTCTACCATAGAAGGTCAAACACTAAACTACATAGATAAAAGAATTTTCAACTTAGATAATTTTAAAATTAATATGCTTGGTGAACATCAGGCTTATAACTGCCTCACAGTTTTAAAAGTTTTAGAGCTTCTAAAACAAGAAGGCTTCATTATAACTGAAAAAAGCGTAAAAGAAGGTCTGCTCAACTCTAAATTTGCCGGAAGATTTGAAATTATAAGAAAAAAGCCCACAATTATACTAGATGGTGGACATAATATCAATGGTGTTGAATATTTTCAAAAGGCTATAAAAAGATATTTTAAGGATAAAAAAATTATTTTGTTTTATGGAATGTTAAAGGATAAGCATCCAATTGATGTAATTGATTACTTGCTTGATATTTCAGAACAAATTTATACACTTACTCCAAATAATCCTGCTAGAGCAATGGATTGCAAAGATTTAAGGGATTTAATTGTCAAAAGAGGTACTAAAACAAAGGTAACTGCAATAGAAAAATATGAAGAAATATTACCTATTATTGATAAGATAGACAAGGACGATATTATTGCATGTGTAGGTTCATTGTACATGATTGGCGATATTCGTACTTTATTGCAAAATAACAATAGATAG
- a CDS encoding peptidylprolyl isomerase: MKLPVVTFEFENEDIIKAELYPEIAENTVKNFISLVKKGFYDGKIFHRVIENFMIQGGCPNGTGTGGPGYTIKGEFTSNGFKNDLAHNAGVLSMARAMDPDSAGSQFFIMHKASPHLDGQYAAFGKVIEGMNVVDKIAICKTGRNDRPKQEVKLKCVTIDTFGENYEEPETK; this comes from the coding sequence ATGAAATTACCAGTAGTTACATTTGAGTTTGAAAATGAAGATATAATTAAAGCTGAGCTTTATCCAGAAATAGCTGAAAATACAGTTAAAAATTTTATATCATTAGTTAAAAAGGGATTTTATGATGGAAAAATATTTCACAGAGTTATCGAAAACTTTATGATTCAAGGTGGTTGCCCAAATGGTACAGGAACTGGAGGACCAGGATATACTATTAAAGGTGAATTTACTTCGAATGGTTTTAAAAATGATTTAGCACATAATGCAGGTGTTTTGTCAATGGCAAGAGCTATGGATCCAGATTCAGCAGGTTCGCAATTTTTTATTATGCACAAAGCATCACCACATCTTGATGGTCAATATGCTGCGTTTGGTAAAGTTATTGAAGGTATGAATGTAGTTGATAAAATAGCTATTTGTAAAACTGGCAGAAATGACAGACCAAAGCAAGAAGTTAAATTAAAATGTGTAACCATAGATACTTTTGGAGAAAATTACGAAGAGCCTGAAACAAAATAA
- a CDS encoding ABC transporter ATP-binding protein has product MENVIEVKNISVKYGTTTVLNNISFDVQKGEFCTIIGPNGAGKSTILKSIMKNIDIESGDILINHKSIKNISHKEKACMIGFVPQEYNISFNFNVYDIVAMGRNPYTKKFGKSQYDDKKIIQDALIKTSTFYLKDKNFNELSGGEKQRVIIARALAQQTSILVLDEATSNLDIHHQLDIIELIYSLNREDNLTVLTIMHDLNLSSRFSDKIVLLSDEGIVKIGTPDDIIDESVLRQVYDMEMLVRENKLLSCKEVVALRARRAKDDKNKNIHVICGGGTGEYIIQKLYSERYNVSCGVLNDGDSDLEICKNLSIRYVKELPFTSFSKESIEKNRELIKKSDIVILTDVAIGEGNFENIEILSYLDDKKIIILYNSKRDFVNGKCEEILGKIKSKKNVCVAMNLKELFNLVEEKN; this is encoded by the coding sequence GTGGAAAATGTTATTGAAGTTAAAAATATATCAGTAAAATATGGTACTACAACAGTTTTGAATAATATTAGCTTTGATGTACAAAAAGGCGAATTTTGCACCATAATTGGGCCAAACGGAGCTGGAAAATCTACAATACTTAAAAGTATTATGAAAAATATAGACATTGAGTCTGGTGACATTTTAATTAATCATAAAAGTATAAAAAATATTTCACACAAAGAAAAAGCATGTATGATTGGGTTTGTTCCTCAGGAGTACAATATAAGCTTTAATTTTAATGTGTACGATATTGTTGCAATGGGAAGAAATCCATACACTAAAAAATTTGGTAAATCACAATACGACGATAAAAAAATTATACAAGATGCATTGATTAAAACATCTACATTTTACTTGAAGGACAAAAATTTTAATGAACTTAGTGGTGGTGAAAAGCAAAGAGTCATTATAGCAAGGGCACTTGCACAGCAAACTAGTATTTTGGTATTGGATGAAGCTACATCAAATCTTGATATACATCATCAGTTAGATATAATAGAATTAATATATTCTCTTAATAGAGAGGATAATTTGACAGTTTTAACTATTATGCATGATTTAAATTTATCTAGTAGATTTAGTGATAAAATTGTTTTGCTGAGTGACGAAGGTATTGTAAAAATAGGCACGCCAGATGATATAATAGATGAAAGTGTATTGAGGCAAGTATATGATATGGAAATGCTTGTTAGAGAAAATAAACTTTTGTCTTGTAAGGAAGTCGTTGCTCTTAGAGCTAGAAGGGCTAAGGACGATAAGAATAAAAATATTCACGTCATCTGCGGTGGAGGAACAGGAGAATATATAATTCAAAAGCTTTATTCTGAAAGATATAATGTTAGCTGTGGTGTTTTAAATGATGGAGACAGCGATTTAGAAATATGTAAAAATTTAAGTATTAGATATGTTAAAGAACTACCTTTTACATCATTTAGTAAAGAGAGTATAGAAAAAAATAGAGAATTAATAAAAAAAAGCGACATAGTAATTTTAACGGATGTTGCAATAGGTGAAGGTAATTTTGAGAATATAGAAATTTTAAGCTATTTAGATGATAAAAAAATTATAATTTTATATAATAGCAAAAGAGATTTTGTAAACGGAAAATGTGAAGAAATACTTGGAAAAATAAAAAGCAAAAAAAATGTTTGCGTTG
- a CDS encoding S-layer homology domain-containing protein, whose protein sequence is MKKFVGFVLILILIFSLTTVASAEVYYSDTVNHWSSVDVNIATNVLNVFRGYSDMTFRPDNNITRSEFITILVRTGVKLGLLDEVYTTTMKYGDMENTEWSYTYVISYYEYMKNKIHDYKFEDIFKGYYFYPDKPITREESILLISALLKNSIYDNDIIYNDLDKSYKYYDEVKTLSSLGVLIGYSDGTLKLYNNITRGESAALIRRIYDNAKTFKINYLDSLQYMPIAGEDVLPFFGTYSLSTKDPLEKKYIKAKNTLEYLAFGGYIFEEDKHLYDNDAIGTLKTLKDEEFSNIAGVNFYLLKFGNVTTDEKVKLSNEILLDIANRNDLNDSELMQLFNLIKKYNTTEAYYMNALSKWYGKTNNTNAIINIKTLRYEHFIKVNNYTYVRNLIYKDAKANINIESMLNLNWNLEVDDDFDFLDFTDKNIYYSMYTIEEFNEALHNPYNKNMVILKNYVLVDDIIINSNIDFNNEELFYKYSKNKAYILYTLGQYERAFIETINDYKVVKNLKIYKTNRASIDENYTGILNMLKDKIFIR, encoded by the coding sequence ATGAAAAAATTTGTTGGTTTTGTTCTAATTCTAATTTTAATATTTAGTTTAACTACAGTTGCAAGTGCAGAAGTATATTATAGTGATACTGTTAATCACTGGAGTTCTGTTGATGTTAATATAGCTACTAATGTTTTGAATGTATTTAGAGGTTATAGTGATATGACTTTCAGACCAGATAATAACATTACTAGAAGCGAGTTTATAACAATTTTAGTTAGAACGGGTGTTAAGTTAGGATTGTTGGATGAAGTGTATACAACAACCATGAAGTATGGTGACATGGAAAATACTGAGTGGTCATACACATATGTCATATCTTATTATGAATATATGAAGAATAAAATTCATGACTATAAATTTGAAGACATTTTCAAAGGATATTATTTTTACCCTGATAAGCCAATAACAAGAGAAGAATCAATTCTACTAATTAGTGCATTGCTTAAAAATTCAATTTATGATAATGATATTATTTACAATGATTTAGATAAGTCATATAAGTATTATGACGAAGTTAAAACATTAAGCAGTTTAGGTGTTTTAATTGGTTATAGTGATGGTACCTTGAAGCTTTATAACAATATTACTAGGGGAGAATCAGCAGCTTTAATTAGAAGAATTTATGATAATGCAAAAACATTCAAAATAAATTATTTAGATTCTTTACAATATATGCCTATTGCTGGAGAAGATGTTTTACCATTCTTCGGAACCTATAGCTTAAGTACTAAAGATCCTTTAGAAAAAAAATATATCAAAGCCAAAAACACGTTAGAATATCTTGCATTTGGTGGATATATATTTGAAGAAGATAAACATTTGTATGACAATGATGCAATAGGAACATTAAAGACGTTAAAGGACGAAGAATTTAGTAATATAGCCGGAGTTAATTTTTATTTGCTTAAATTCGGAAATGTTACTACTGATGAAAAAGTAAAACTATCAAACGAAATTTTGCTAGATATAGCAAACAGAAATGATTTAAATGATTCTGAATTAATGCAATTATTTAACTTAATTAAAAAGTATAATACTACTGAAGCATATTATATGAATGCATTATCAAAATGGTATGGTAAAACAAATAATACTAATGCTATTATAAATATAAAAACGCTAAGATATGAACATTTTATCAAAGTTAATAATTATACCTATGTTAGAAATTTGATATATAAAGATGCTAAAGCTAATATTAATATTGAAAGTATGTTAAATCTTAATTGGAATTTAGAGGTTGATGATGATTTTGATTTCTTAGATTTTACAGATAAAAATATTTATTATAGTATGTATACTATTGAAGAATTTAATGAAGCATTGCACAATCCATACAATAAAAATATGGTTATTCTTAAAAACTATGTATTGGTTGATGATATAATTATTAATTCTAATATTGACTTTAATAATGAAGAATTGTTTTATAAATACAGTAAAAACAAAGCATATATATTATATACATTAGGTCAATATGAAAGAGCATTTATTGAAACTATAAATGATTATAAAGTTGTTAAAAACCTAAAAATTTATAAAACTAATAGAGCAAGTATTGATGAAAATTACACAGGAATTTTAAATATGTTAAAAGATAAAATATTCATTAGATAG
- a CDS encoding YlmC/YmxH family sporulation protein, translated as MISYLELIDKDIINIKNGENIGKFTDIEIDTKKGRVLALYVSEPTKIFKFLKNNPPKAIKWEEIVKVGLDVIVVNYDNDLIKTAKELVNE; from the coding sequence ATGATTAGCTATTTAGAATTAATAGATAAGGATATAATTAATATCAAAAATGGCGAAAATATTGGTAAATTTACAGATATAGAAATAGATACAAAAAAAGGTAGAGTGTTGGCGTTATATGTAAGTGAGCCAACTAAAATTTTTAAATTTTTAAAAAATAATCCTCCCAAAGCTATTAAATGGGAGGAAATAGTTAAAGTAGGTCTTGATGTTATAGTTGTAAACTATGATAACGACCTAATAAAAACTGCAAAAGAATTGGTGAACGAATAA